CGGCGTGACCGAGCTCGGCCATCCCCACGGCGTGCGCGGTGCCGAGATAGCCGGTTCCGATCACGCTCACCCGCAGTGATTCCGTTCCGTATGGTCCTCGTGGCTCCTGGCGGCCCGCCGGCTCGCCGTCAAGATGAAACAGGCGCGAGAAGGCGTCCGGAGCAGGCGCCCGCGGCGTTCGGTCCGCCGGTGAGTCTCCACGCAAGGCTGTCTCCGATCGGTCGTCGTCGGGTCATCGGACGAGCCGGGTCCGGCGCCTGGTCGTCCCGCGGGGCCCGCGCCGGCCCGGAGAGGCTCCCTTCTCCGGTTGATCACTTCTACCGGAGGCGGGGCGGATTTCCCCGGCCGGTGGCGGCAAGACACGGAACGGTCCTGTTCAAATCGTGGACAGGCCCGACGGCCACCTCCGTCGTGACACGCCAGACCATCCACGTTTCCGCTGGTCGGTCCGCTGAAGATCTACAGTCGGCTCATATCTCGGAAGCAGTGACGGGGGTCACCCATGGGAGACAAGCTGGTCGTCGTGGGGCAGGGGTACGTCGGCCTGCCGCTGGCGATGCGCGCCGTGGAGGCCGGGTTCGACGTCGTGGGGATCGACGTGGACGAGTGGCGGGTCAAGCGGCTCGACGCCGCCGAGTCCTACGTCGAGGACATCGGCGACGAGGTGCTCGCCGCCGCGCTCCGATCGAGCCGCTACCGGCCGAGCACCGGCTACGCCGCCGCCGAGGGCTTCGACGTCTGTGTGATCACCGTGCCCACCCCGCTGCGCGAGGGAGTGCCCGATCTGCGGCACATCGGCTCGGCGGGGGAGTCCATCGCCCCGCTGGTCCGGCCGGGGAGCACCGTGATCCTGGAGTCCACGACCTATCCCGGCACCACCGAGGAGTACCTGCGGCCGCTGCTGGAGGACGGCTCGGGGCTGCGCACGCCGGAGGACTTCCACCTGGGCTACAGCCCCGAGCGGATCGACCCGGGCAACGTCCACTGGGACCTGGCGAACACCCCGAAGGTCGTGTCCGGCATCGACCGGCGGTCCCTGACGGCGATCGAGGCGTTCTACCGGCGGATCGTCCAGCGGGTCGTCCCCGTCTCCTCGCTCCAGGTCGCCGAGCTGTGCAAGCTCCTGGAGAACACCTTCAGGCACGTCAACATCGCCCTGGTGAACGAACTGGCGATCTT
The window above is part of the Sphaerisporangium rubeum genome. Proteins encoded here:
- a CDS encoding nucleotide sugar dehydrogenase, translating into MGDKLVVVGQGYVGLPLAMRAVEAGFDVVGIDVDEWRVKRLDAAESYVEDIGDEVLAAALRSSRYRPSTGYAAAEGFDVCVITVPTPLREGVPDLRHIGSAGESIAPLVRPGSTVILESTTYPGTTEEYLRPLLEDGSGLRTPEDFHLGYSPERIDPGNVHWDLANTPKVVSGIDRRSLTAIEAFYRRIVQRVVPVSSLQVAELCKLLENTFRHVNIALVNELAIFAQQLGIDVWEAIDAASTKPFGYLRFVPGPGVGGHCLPIDPSYLSWRVKRTLGHNFRFVELANDVNDHMPDHVVERLALALNQRRKPVNGSRMLLLGLAYKKNAGDCRESPAFEVAKALCKLGAEVRAVDPHVEAARLPAEIEMVDLTEAELARADAVVVLTDHDCFDYDLVRRAGTYVFDARNRCRGPNVELL